A genomic stretch from Setaria viridis chromosome 1, Setaria_viridis_v4.0, whole genome shotgun sequence includes:
- the LOC117850752 gene encoding protein STRUBBELIG-RECEPTOR FAMILY 3 isoform X1 has protein sequence MGAGRGRRFRPGVPVLVLLLIAAAALPRRALAVTDAADVSAINGLYVALESPKLPGWSASGGDPCGESWQGVTCTGSSITSIVFNAANLGGQLGSLGKFTSITEINLSNNNIGGTIPEDLPATLQNFFLSDNQLTGSIPMSLSNLRSLTAMSLNGNHLDGKLPDAFDSLTGLVNLDISSNNFSGPLPPSLGSLTSLTTLHMQDNQLTGTLNVLQDLPLKDLNVENNMFSGPIPQNLLNIPNFKNDGNPFNTSTTPSTSPSSTPTGSTPTSTPTQTPSSSSGAPPPSSTASNSSGSTARDSSSPSSKKHKSSTLRTVGYVLLAIVLFIVIVLLVIFCLSKYQERQERREYSTSQLGRVRQRVEEPKIKQASVQSTNDAKKGSAENPDRKKPREINLTVPGPAENPDRKKPREINLTVPGSAENSDRKKPREINLTVPAALEKPPEKRKEHVINLERTESEIFATAPPPPPPPPPPPPPPLPPPLPPTPSPPSPPPVEKVTVNPIVRPEKRVSTPPRTGPSTSATSFSVASLQQYTNSFEEQNLIRESRLGKVYLAELPEGKLLEVMKIDNANGRIPVDDFLELVARISDIRHPNILELVGYCAEYEQRLLVYNHFSRKTLHDVLHAREDQDDALSWNARLQVALHAAKALEYLHDTCEPPVVHQNFEPANVLLDNRCSVRVTECGLAELMLSGSVIQLSGRMRALLNYEAPEIHESGPFTDRSDVYSFGVVMLELLTGRRPYDSSRPRAEQHLVRWAGSQLHDIESISKMVDPAIRGECSEIQLSRFAYIISQCIQTEPECRPAMSAIVQYLARIVDATGEDLE, from the exons ATGGGggcggggcgcggccggcgcttCCGGCCCGGGGTTCCGGTCCTCGTCCTGCTGCTGATCGCCGCTGCGGCATTGCCGCGCCGGGCGCTCGCGGtcaccgacgccgccgacg TTTCTGCTATAAATGGACTTTATGTTGCACTTGAATCACCAAAGCTGCCTGGATGGTCTGCAAGTGGTGGAGATCCCTGTGGTGAGAGTTGGCAGGGTGTCACATGTACTGGCTCAAGTATAACCTCAAT AGTTTTCAATGCTGCGAATTTAGGAGGACAGCTAGGCAGCCTGGGGAAATTCACATCAATAACTGAAAT AAATCTTAGCAACAATAATATCGGTGGAACTATACCGGAAGATCTACCTGCCACACTGCAGAATTT CTTTCTCTCAGATAACCAACTCACTGGAAGCATCCCAATGTCATTATCAAACCTCCGCAGTCTAACAGCCAT GTCACTGAATGGTAACCATCTAGATGGAAAATTGCCAGATGCATTTGATTCACTAACGGGACTTGTAAATCT GGATATTTCTTCCAACAACTTCAGTGGTCCATTACCACCTTCATTGGGGAGCTTGACATCACTGACTACATT GCACATGCAAGATAATCAACTAACTGGAACCCTTAATGTGTTGCAGGATCTCCCTCTCAAAGATTT AAATGTAGAGAATAATATGTTCTCTGGGCCAATTCCTCAAAATCTGCTGAACATACCAAATTTCAA AAATGATGGGAATCCATTTAATACCAGCACAACTCCCTCTACTTCACCCTCTTCGACACCTACTGGCTCTACACCAACATCAACACCAACACAAACACCATCATCCTCTTCAGGAGCTCCTCCACCATCTAGTACAGCGTCAAACTCCAGTGGATCTACTGCACGAGATAGCAGCTCTCCATCATCCAAGAAGCACAAGTCTTCAACCCTAAGAACTGTTGGATATGTTCTTCTTGCCATCGTGCTATTCATAGTTATAGTGCTGCTGGTGATATTTTGCCTGTCCAAGTACCAAGAGAGGCAAGAGAGACGTGAGTATTCCACAAGTCAATTAGGGAGGGTGCGTCAGAGGGTTGAGGAACCAAAAATCAAGCAAGCTTCGGTGCAGTCAACAAACGATGCCAAAAAAG GTTCAGCTGAAAATCCTGATAGAAAGAAGCCTCGTGAAATAAATTTAACAGTACCAG GTCCAGCTGAAAATCCTGATAGAAAGAAGCCTCGTGAAATAAATTTAACAGTACCAG GTTCAGCTGAAAATTCTGATAGAAAGAAGCCTCGTGAAATAAATTTAACAGTACCAG CTGCCCTTGAGAAGCCTcctgaaaagagaaaagagcatGTAATTAATTTGGAGCGAACAGAATCAGAGATCTTTGCTAcagcacctccaccacctccacctccacctccacctcctcctcctcccctgccgccgccgctgccaccaacaccatcaccaccatcaccacctcCTGTTGAAAAAGTAACTGTAAATCCCATTGTCAGGCCAGAAAAAAGAGTTAGCACTCCGCCAAGGACTGGTCCCTCAACATCTGCGACATCCTTTTCTGTTGCATCACTTCAGCAATATACAAATAGCTTCGAGGAGCAAAATTTGATAAGGGAGAGTAGGTTGGGAAAAGTGTATCTGGCAGAACTTCCTGAAGGCAAA TTACTGGAAGTTATGAAGATTGACAATGCTAATGGAAGAATACCAGTAGATGACTTTCTAGAGCTGGTTGCTCGTATATCAGATATTAGACACCCTAACATTCTCGAGCTTGTTGGATACTGTGCTGAGTATGAACAGAGGTTACTTGTCTATAACCACTTCAGTAGAAAAACACTACATGATGTACTGCATGCAAGggaagatcaagatgatgcattATCCTGGAATGCTCGCCTCCAGGTTGCTCTTCATGCAGCAAAAGCCTTAGA GTATCTCCATGACACCTGTGAACCTCCAGTAGTGCACCAGAATTTTGAACCAGCCAACGTGCTCCTTGACAATAGATGCTCAGTACGTGTCACTGAATGTGGACTGGCAGAATTGATGTTGTCAGGTTCTGTTATACAG CTCTCAGGTCGCATGCGGGCTCTACTCAATTATGAAGCACCTGAAATCCACGAATCTGGGCCTTTTACCGATCGAAGTGATGTTTATAGTTTTGGTGTGGTGATGCTAGAACTTCTCACTGGCCGTAGACCATATGACAG TTCCCGTCCACGTGCTGAACAACATCTTGTAAGATGGGCTGGTTCTCAGCTTCATGACATTGAATCCATATCAAAGATGGTCGATCCTGCTATTCGAGGAGAGTGTTCTGAGATACAGTTGTCACGTTTTGCATACATCATCAGTCAATGCATTCAG ACGGAACCGGAGTGCAGGCCGGCAATGTCTGCAATCGTCCAATACCTAGCTAGGATTGTAGATGCTACTGGTGAGGATTTGGAGTGA
- the LOC117850752 gene encoding protein STRUBBELIG-RECEPTOR FAMILY 3 isoform X2 codes for MGAGRGRRFRPGVPVLVLLLIAAAALPRRALAVTDAADVSAINGLYVALESPKLPGWSASGGDPCGESWQGVTCTGSSITSIVFNAANLGGQLGSLGKFTSITEINLSNNNIGGTIPEDLPATLQNFFLSDNQLTGSIPMSLSNLRSLTAMSLNGNHLDGKLPDAFDSLTGLVNLDISSNNFSGPLPPSLGSLTSLTTLHMQDNQLTGTLNVLQDLPLKDLNVENNMFSGPIPQNLLNIPNFKNDGNPFNTSTTPSTSPSSTPTGSTPTSTPTQTPSSSSGAPPPSSTASNSSGSTARDSSSPSSKKHKSSTLRTVGYVLLAIVLFIVIVLLVIFCLSKYQERQERREYSTSQLGRVRQRVEEPKIKQASVQSTNDAKKGSAENPDRKKPREINLTVPGSAENSDRKKPREINLTVPAALEKPPEKRKEHVINLERTESEIFATAPPPPPPPPPPPPPPLPPPLPPTPSPPSPPPVEKVTVNPIVRPEKRVSTPPRTGPSTSATSFSVASLQQYTNSFEEQNLIRESRLGKVYLAELPEGKLLEVMKIDNANGRIPVDDFLELVARISDIRHPNILELVGYCAEYEQRLLVYNHFSRKTLHDVLHAREDQDDALSWNARLQVALHAAKALEYLHDTCEPPVVHQNFEPANVLLDNRCSVRVTECGLAELMLSGSVIQLSGRMRALLNYEAPEIHESGPFTDRSDVYSFGVVMLELLTGRRPYDSSRPRAEQHLVRWAGSQLHDIESISKMVDPAIRGECSEIQLSRFAYIISQCIQTEPECRPAMSAIVQYLARIVDATGEDLE; via the exons ATGGGggcggggcgcggccggcgcttCCGGCCCGGGGTTCCGGTCCTCGTCCTGCTGCTGATCGCCGCTGCGGCATTGCCGCGCCGGGCGCTCGCGGtcaccgacgccgccgacg TTTCTGCTATAAATGGACTTTATGTTGCACTTGAATCACCAAAGCTGCCTGGATGGTCTGCAAGTGGTGGAGATCCCTGTGGTGAGAGTTGGCAGGGTGTCACATGTACTGGCTCAAGTATAACCTCAAT AGTTTTCAATGCTGCGAATTTAGGAGGACAGCTAGGCAGCCTGGGGAAATTCACATCAATAACTGAAAT AAATCTTAGCAACAATAATATCGGTGGAACTATACCGGAAGATCTACCTGCCACACTGCAGAATTT CTTTCTCTCAGATAACCAACTCACTGGAAGCATCCCAATGTCATTATCAAACCTCCGCAGTCTAACAGCCAT GTCACTGAATGGTAACCATCTAGATGGAAAATTGCCAGATGCATTTGATTCACTAACGGGACTTGTAAATCT GGATATTTCTTCCAACAACTTCAGTGGTCCATTACCACCTTCATTGGGGAGCTTGACATCACTGACTACATT GCACATGCAAGATAATCAACTAACTGGAACCCTTAATGTGTTGCAGGATCTCCCTCTCAAAGATTT AAATGTAGAGAATAATATGTTCTCTGGGCCAATTCCTCAAAATCTGCTGAACATACCAAATTTCAA AAATGATGGGAATCCATTTAATACCAGCACAACTCCCTCTACTTCACCCTCTTCGACACCTACTGGCTCTACACCAACATCAACACCAACACAAACACCATCATCCTCTTCAGGAGCTCCTCCACCATCTAGTACAGCGTCAAACTCCAGTGGATCTACTGCACGAGATAGCAGCTCTCCATCATCCAAGAAGCACAAGTCTTCAACCCTAAGAACTGTTGGATATGTTCTTCTTGCCATCGTGCTATTCATAGTTATAGTGCTGCTGGTGATATTTTGCCTGTCCAAGTACCAAGAGAGGCAAGAGAGACGTGAGTATTCCACAAGTCAATTAGGGAGGGTGCGTCAGAGGGTTGAGGAACCAAAAATCAAGCAAGCTTCGGTGCAGTCAACAAACGATGCCAAAAAAG GTTCAGCTGAAAATCCTGATAGAAAGAAGCCTCGTGAAATAAATTTAACAGTACCAG GTTCAGCTGAAAATTCTGATAGAAAGAAGCCTCGTGAAATAAATTTAACAGTACCAG CTGCCCTTGAGAAGCCTcctgaaaagagaaaagagcatGTAATTAATTTGGAGCGAACAGAATCAGAGATCTTTGCTAcagcacctccaccacctccacctccacctccacctcctcctcctcccctgccgccgccgctgccaccaacaccatcaccaccatcaccacctcCTGTTGAAAAAGTAACTGTAAATCCCATTGTCAGGCCAGAAAAAAGAGTTAGCACTCCGCCAAGGACTGGTCCCTCAACATCTGCGACATCCTTTTCTGTTGCATCACTTCAGCAATATACAAATAGCTTCGAGGAGCAAAATTTGATAAGGGAGAGTAGGTTGGGAAAAGTGTATCTGGCAGAACTTCCTGAAGGCAAA TTACTGGAAGTTATGAAGATTGACAATGCTAATGGAAGAATACCAGTAGATGACTTTCTAGAGCTGGTTGCTCGTATATCAGATATTAGACACCCTAACATTCTCGAGCTTGTTGGATACTGTGCTGAGTATGAACAGAGGTTACTTGTCTATAACCACTTCAGTAGAAAAACACTACATGATGTACTGCATGCAAGggaagatcaagatgatgcattATCCTGGAATGCTCGCCTCCAGGTTGCTCTTCATGCAGCAAAAGCCTTAGA GTATCTCCATGACACCTGTGAACCTCCAGTAGTGCACCAGAATTTTGAACCAGCCAACGTGCTCCTTGACAATAGATGCTCAGTACGTGTCACTGAATGTGGACTGGCAGAATTGATGTTGTCAGGTTCTGTTATACAG CTCTCAGGTCGCATGCGGGCTCTACTCAATTATGAAGCACCTGAAATCCACGAATCTGGGCCTTTTACCGATCGAAGTGATGTTTATAGTTTTGGTGTGGTGATGCTAGAACTTCTCACTGGCCGTAGACCATATGACAG TTCCCGTCCACGTGCTGAACAACATCTTGTAAGATGGGCTGGTTCTCAGCTTCATGACATTGAATCCATATCAAAGATGGTCGATCCTGCTATTCGAGGAGAGTGTTCTGAGATACAGTTGTCACGTTTTGCATACATCATCAGTCAATGCATTCAG ACGGAACCGGAGTGCAGGCCGGCAATGTCTGCAATCGTCCAATACCTAGCTAGGATTGTAGATGCTACTGGTGAGGATTTGGAGTGA
- the LOC117835440 gene encoding uncharacterized protein: protein MGGAGAAGKRGMRCELCGGAAAVHCAADSAFLCLRCDAKVHGANFLASRHLRRRLGAPAAAGSGASSASSASSSSCVSTADSAASPSAAAAARVGRKQRRRPRAEAVLEGWAKRVGFAAGPARRRAAAASRALRSLGRGVAAARVPLRVAMAAALWAEIKTSANAAGGACQGGGEAALLRRLEATAHVPARLVLTVASWMARAAAASRPTPAAAEEEEGWAECS from the coding sequence AtgggcggcgctggcgcggcggGGAAGCGCGGGATGCGGTGCGAGCTctgcgggggcgcggcggccgtgcACTGCGCCGCGGACTCGGCGTTCCTCTGCCTGCGCTGCGACGCCAAGGTGCACGGCGCCAACTTCCTGGCGTCAAGGCACCTGAGGCGCCGCCTGGGGGCACCCGCGGCGGCCGGGTCCGGGGCGTCCTCGGCGTCGTCCGCGTCGAGCAGCTCCTGCGTGTCCACGGCCGATTCCGCGGCGTCGCCgtctgctgctgcggcggcgagggtggggcgcaagcagcggcggcggccgcgcgcggagGCGGTGCTGGAAGGGTGGGCAAAGCGGGTGGGCTTCGCGGCGGGtcccgcgcgccggcgcgccgcggcggcctcgcgcgCGCTCCGGTCGCTGGGCCGGGGCGTGGCCGCGGCCCGCGTCCCGCTCCGCGTCGCGATGGCCGCGGCGCTCTGGGCGGAGATCAAGACCTCCGCcaacgccgccggcggcgcgtgcCAGGGAGGCGGGGAGGCCGCGCTGCTCCGGCGGCTGGAGGCGACCGCACACGTGCCGGCGAGGCTGGTGCTCACCGTGGCGTCGTGgatggcgcgcgcggccgcggcgagccggccgacgcccgccgccgccgaggaggaggagggctggGCCGAGTGCTCCTAA